ACAAAGTTTTTTACAGTTTGATTTTAAaggaattttgaattttatatgttcaatgatatgctgaatccaaacatgtatcGAGATATTTGATAATGAGCCCCTATATCTTTATAACTCCACtcatttgtgaaaaaaaccTATGCTGTGTAAACTATTTCCATGATTTAAGCACAGTCCAAATTCAGAACTGTATCAAACTTGATggttatatatcatgtatatatccATACTTGCCTCAACTGTTAAGGGTTCAACCTTTGAGGTTGTAAAAAGCTGTACCCTGCGAAGCATCGGGTATTTTTTTGGGAGGGGCAAATATGTTACCTTTGACATGCAGTAGCTGTTCCTCCCCTTCTAAAAACACTAGGTATCGAAAATCTctcttgtttgtttgtttgattgttgtttttttttactatcatatTTCTTTATTGAGATCgtctcttatattttatttgaatcgaaaaacacaaaaaatattatgtatattttttctccGGAAAATAAAACACACTCCCACCCGAAACTGATATAGTTAccgccattttgaaattgtgaaaaaaatgaaaatgttgcaAACAGTAGTTATCGGATTATGTGTTATTGTTGGAGTTTTAACCAAGGTTATACCCATCACAAATATTTGTGAGAGTCAGGATGGTGTACTTAGGTGTTCGTACAGTGGTGAGGGGCAGTACATCTCCCTGCAAGAACTAAACAACATTCGAGAGATTCGGTTTGAAAGATTTTTCCAACTTTCAACACTTTTCATTGAGAATGCCAAACAATTACGTCAAATTATCATACAATCAGGATCTACGCAGTGTGAGGATATTTCTTGCGACAACCCAAAAGTATTGATATCAATAGCAGGCATCCCTTGTCAAGTAAGTTGTAGACTGGATTTTATTTgagtgtatttttttgtaatcaatttatgttttgaaaCGCTCCCCTTTAATTTCCATGATAACCAATTGATCAACTAATCACCAAAGAATAAAAACCAAGAACTGCAAAGGGCCATCTCAAAGGTGATAATGAAACAAGTTATCATCAACATTACAACCAAAACAGCATTTAGTTAatatacttcattttttttatagatatttaataaaagtatttcaaatgtgaaattaaattacaactataatttacattgtatcagaatttaaaagaaaagttttttagtttttttattccTTCTTTTTCAGTCATCCAAATTCACAACCTCCATTATCACTTATACAACATCAGAACCTGCTTCCTCCCATCAGGTATGAGTATAtcctacaaataaaataatttcttttatagATAATGATATCTTTTAGTATGTACATATgtaaataagatataaaataatttcttttatagATAATGATATCTTTtagtatgtacatgtaaataagataataaaacaaaaaatatattattgaaacaaaatggtataatgatttttttaaattacagacAGAAAGACCAATTACTTCCACTACCAGCACACCACCATCAACTTTGTCTTTACAAAGTGTTTTCTTGGTTGTTTTTGGTGAGTTTTAATAGAACATAactatttttaatatgttaaatacatgtatgaaatgaaatttaaaacaactaagCATTACAAAGTGTTCTCTTGGTTGTTTTTGGTGAGTTTTAAtagaacataaatatttttaatatgtttaatacatgtatgaaatgaaatttaaaacaactaaaTAGGATTAAACTTTTGGTAAACAATTTAACCACCAACCCTATAATTTTAGTAGACAATTGTATATCTTAGTGGTTGATTATATAAATAAGCAATCAAAGAGAGAGGAGAGAGAGTTGTATTTTAATGAATTGATAGAATGAATGGAAGTCAACACCATGTTcaacaatacatttgtactatatatatatagctacaaCCAATTTGGGTAGACAACTGGTAAACCTTACCACTTTCAGCTAAAggttgaatttatttatttataacaatgcaAGGTGAACTACCTTAACCattagaaaacttaagacttctcagttacatttttttttttttattgtttgtatgttgaaataaaatatgaaaaacttatagtaaaaatttaaaagaaaagatagattttaaaattgtctttttttttgcattgcAGCTTCCCTAGCTATATTCGTTGGAATCCTTTTCACCATACACTTTGTAaggaaatatttacaaaaaaaatcaactagaCCACATTCTACACTAGACTAAGTTGTAATATCAAACTTTATTAATTCATCAAATTCCAGTATAGaactttttaatttagaaaagatAGACAGTATAAAAAAACCGAATAACTTTATTTTGCAGAAATTATTCTCTGTGCTTTATATGCATTCAGACCACAACTTGCTAATAATATACAAAGATTTTACGAACTTCTATTCCCAAATCGACCACTCCGACATCAACCCATGAACATTAACCAAAGAccaagaagaagaagaagaagacaaCATCAACCAAGAGTTCGAAATCTACCACTTAGAGCTAGAAACCAGCCAGACCGCCTTATGTActattaaaatgattatttcaAATTCACTATACCTTAATTATGTTCTGATCACCTCCCTCCTCAATCTTCTATTTCATCATCACTGATTTCATAAAACCCcccatcatcatcatcatcttcttcttcttcctctaTCATTCCCATCATTACAAGTAAAACTAAGTCCAACTCCTCATCATCTAAGTGATAGATTTGGTAAATCATATCCTGATTTTCATCCACATCCTCATCCACATCCTCGTCATtagacaaatatatttaatttaacataTCCTGATATTCAGGATCTAGAATCAAATATTCatcaatttcataattttccatctttactctattatgttttatcataaaatgatattttttgctatatgatattttaaactcataaaaatattttatcatttattactTAGAAGAGACACATGAGACAGGCAACTTTATTAGTGTCATTTTTATTATCCTTTTGAAAGATCCAGAAGTTGATTTGTCACATCtattacatatttaattatctCTTCAAGTAAATACTGTCTACCTTGATAATGTCATATACAAACACAGATAATTTAAAGTGTGACATGGTAtgataatataattattatcttGTTAAAGAAGCCTATTGATTATTTACTGTACAGTTAAAAACTTATCTATTTATTGAACTTACTCAGGTAATTATTACCCCCCTACCTACTTCCAAAATGTTAATTAAGAACTATACTTATAAGTATCCCATATGTTAGAGGTTATTAATTACCCAcctgtttaattttaaacaagataatctatatttaacctttatatatcattttttttaaattatgtttaaattagataaatacttttaatatattttttaatatagaattaaatttttagtCTTCAACATTCCTTTTCATGTAAACTATAATGTTCTAATTAGTACATTGTTGAATGTAAATATGTTATATACTGATGTTAAATGGTATTAATTAGTTGTTGTCACTGTACAGTTTATTTAGTTCTCAGATAATATGATAGTTATTCTGACCTACCTACAAAAACAATAGTCTCTACAAAGATTTTATTCAAATctaaataatagataaatagttttattaaataatgtttgCTATTCATTATTtgagttgataaaaaaaaacactgatgCAATACTTGTGATAATACCGTTAGGTTGGAAACTTTTTATAGTACTTTTATTGTTAAACACTCATAtcatatgttgtattttttttttgttgccatAAATGTTATTAAACTATTGATAGTGCTGCTTGTACAGATAATGAATGATATTGGACCATTCAAaagtatttatttgatttgcaaacatttattttaatttttttaaagaaattaaatgaGAGTGAACATGGTGAAAGGAGAATAAAAGTATTCCTTATGAATTGAATAACTTATTTTGAATGGTCTtgtgtaaatatgtttttttaatatattcaatCAAACTTATGTATTTCATGTGATATAATATATACCAACATACAATCAAACTTGAGtaagttttaaactttttttaatcacaagatcttttttttccaaacacttatttttgtatatttttacaacTTAAAAGAAGAATAACAATTGGTTTTCTTTATATCATCCATAGTTTAAGGTTTGATTACATAGTACATAATACTCAATTTGTTGATGCTCAAAAGATATCATATCTACCACATAGttgttcaagaaaaaaatgtgttcatattatactgtttttttatattctctTTATTAAAATTGCTAAGCTATCGAAAAAATATCCTTGGTTGTTGTGAGCATAAAACGCCAACCAGTGACGACCTCCTGACATACTATTTTCACTGTTTGCTATGAACCCCATCGGAAGTTCTGTGATAATATTAGGTATTGCATCTGCAGCATAAACACCAACTGTACTGTTTCTGGTAACCAAATCTCGTTTTAGAATACATTCAAGCTCTTTAGTATTCATTCAGTATAACGTCTCTACTTTgatctatttgaaaaaaaccttGCGTTTCGCTGTAAACAACACATGTACACTCTATACGGGCGTTGCCTTTTTTATAAGGTTGAGATAGTCCAATCCTTCAAACTGTGGATCAATGCTAAATGCATAAAGATTGAAACCACCATTCATTGATGCTCGATTCAAACCATTTCCTTCTTGTTGAGACCACTTTCCGGTCACCTCAAACAAATTGCAAAACGCAGGGATAGATGTGATTCCACTTATTTGATCATAGCTCACTTTCAATGGGTTTCCATTGATAGGTTGGTTAGTGATCATCAACGCTATTTGGTTGAGGTTGTAATGTTTAAAATTCCAAGGTGATAATTTGTAACTCCCCGTCATCGCTTCACTAGCAACAAATCCAATTATTACTACGGTAGGAAGAATACCTTGAAAAACGTTATCCCAAGTAAACGCCATCTGCCCCTGTGGGATTGCCATTGTTTTAAGATCAGTATTTGTGAGAAtatattttgcagtttttgattttaGAATCTCAGCATGTCCATATAGTATTCCAGGGTTGAGGTTAAGTTTACAAATGTTTAGATACATGTCTTCTATTTGAATGCGATAGTCAGCGTTTTCTTCATCAgatgatatcaaataaaattgaggtTTAGATCTATAAAATTTCACTGTTAAATTTACAGAGTTCAACAAATATCTATCCATTGAAAACAAAGGATGGTGAATACTCCCTTGAAGATCTACtattttgctatttttgaaaaactgcGTTCTTGCCCAAAGTCCAGCATTACCACCCGTGTTCACATTTACATCATCCAAATGTTCGGGAGTATCAGATATCCACATCTGTGCAGAGAGTGGAGATTTCTTCGCATCGGTACCGTATTTCAATAGTGTTTGTATCATAGCTTTGTATGGATAATTTCCTGTAGTTGATGTTACTATCTTGTTTTGAATGGTAACATCCACCTGAGAAAAGAGAGCATGTAGAGTGAGATTCACAGGTCCAACTGGATCCTCACCAATGTAACTACCATCAGCATTAACTAGTCGTACTTTCAAAGACATTGTACTTCTTTTGAGATCTAAATATTGCATCCCACCACTGGGGATATTAAATTGAATGGGTGAATTGTGTGTGAAATGTTCACTCGGTCGTACTTGTTCATACTGAATAGATTGTATAGCGGTTTGATGGCCTGGAAGTTCGAATAAAGACAGTTGAGATGGTTGAACCTCGTGAAAATCCTCTACACTTAATTTAGACATAGCAGTTAATCAAATATGTCATTAAATGATTTCTTCTTTGATGATCGATTGTTCTTCTTGTTTGAAGGTTTGGTTCTCTTGTTTGTCttcactttattatttttcttttttcttgatGTAGTTTGTTTGCTACCACGTTTAGAACTAACGTTTTTCGAGGTTTTCcgttgtttatatttatattttcgtttgtttttgATTGAATTGCGTGAAATTTCACTCTTAATCTGTTCCACAGACTGTTGTGCAGGAGAAACCAATTGAACATTAACATCTGTCGGTGATGTAGTGTTCTTCGATGTTGATGGAATGTCTATACTATCCATAGACGCAAGCGATTTGTGGCCAATGGAACCACCACTTTGCATTGTCTTCTGATGTTTGCGTTTAATGTGTGGTTTATGTGTACCTTGTGCTATCTGTTGGTAATATCGAATCCACTTTTGTGCATCAGGAATGTACATATTTCGCATCATCTTTAATCGCTTACATGAAAAAGGGTTGTGCTTTGAAATGAAGTGTTAATGAGACTTGCTCTGTCACTAATGAACTAATTTCACCATATCTATCCGTTATATAAAATTCAATGTCATACACTTCTGTCTTCGTGATTGGTATATAATTCAAATGTTTGAATTCGTATATGTTTTGGCCTTGCATAGGAGAGATTCGTCGTAGGAGAGATTGTGTTACACAATCGACGTAAGTCTCACCGCATATATCAGATTGAATGTATACATCTTCTGGTGAAGATTGGGGGGATTTTAGTTTCAATTCAACAAGTGCACAGTTCCACAGTCCCTTGAAATTAAGTGGAGCGGAAAAATGTACACGAAACCTTCCGGCGTTATTGTCTGGATAGTAATTCACATTAGCATCACTGTTAACTACTACATAGAAACTCATATTCAAACGATTACTCCACTATATCTTCTTCTGCTATCCACTGATCAAACTTTGGTGGCCATCCTTCAAACCGACAGAGCCACTCGATTTTATTTTTGCGTCgtcttttcttcaattttttttcaacgtACCACAAAGCGTCTGCGCTCTTGTATACTTTCTGGAGTTCTGCAATTTGGAAGTTACCCAAAATCTTAAAATCGAGAAAATCTTTTAGTTTATAATACTGGATGCCTTGTTTTAAAAAACGGTGGTATGTCTTAAAAATTTCAGAACTCCACTGCTGATCGTACGATCTctgaaatacttttttcaaatggCTAATTCTCACCATATCATGCAGTTTTAGACTGAAACGGTTAGGTGTTCGCTTTTTTGGAGTTTCGattggtttgttttttgtagGTTTCAGATACATGTAGGCCCACAAATCtgctttattttcatcattcaCTTCGTTTGGTGCTGTATAATTCAATGATCGATGTGGTGTGGAGTTGTAGCTATTAACGAGATCTTGTAGGTTATCAACATATCGATGGTTTCTTGCCTGTGAGAAATAACGATACATCATACGTTTCAAAGTTAAGATAACACGTTCTGCATAGTTGGCTTTGACGGTGGTATTCAAAGTTATATGATGatatatgttgttttgtttcatcAAAGCAGAAAACCATCTGTTTTTGAACTCAGCTCCCGAATCTGATCTGATCTTCTTTGGAATGGTTCCTCGTTGAAATATTCGTTTCATAGCAGCAActatttcttttccttttttatccTTGAGCATCTCTACCCACAACTTTCGAGTGAATATGTCaataacaatcaacaaaaatttaaaagaattattttcaGATGACAATGCACTCAAATCAGCAAGATCAATATCAAACATCTCATACGGTTCTGAAACCACAACCTTTGAACGTTTATATCTCCTCCTCACAGGTTTCAAAAGATTGTATGTGTCATTTGATTGCATCCACTTCCTTATTTTGTAGACACTCGGTACGATCCCTCCTTTTCGCTTTAAGGTTTCGTGAAGTTTTCTAGGTCCAATATATGCACCACCATCTCCAGATATGTTGAAGTAAGTTCGTTTTATAACATCATCTACACTTTCTGTCTCTACCATTGTAAAATATTAGTGTTGGAATTTCACTTCACACCTCAACATTTCCTCAACTATTTTAcaaatgtggtttttttttatttgatgttataaGTATCCATCCACCACTTCTGGCAGCGTACATTTAAGGAGAGAATCCAAAAAATAGATGGTGGGAGTTGCATATCAGTTAGCATACAAAGAATACAATCTAATAGTTCACTAACACACACGTTATCATATAATGTTTCCAATATGTTGTTTTctattatatgttttgtttcttgAATGTGTTTTCGAATAGAATTGGCATAAATCAAGTCAATCATTCTCTCAAATCGACACACAAACATTTGCATTTCGACTTCGTCCATCGTGATATGACACTGAACTAGAATGGACACTATTATGATAAGATCTACTTATTGTacttattgttaacttgttcacGTCCTGAATATGTATGtgaaatatttaccactggacgttaagcaacatacaatcaatctatcaatctcccctttttttttactcagtTTTTACTCAATTTTACTCATTTTGGATCAGTTTGTACATTACGGAACTTGggtgatttgtttatttttagtctATGTAAACAAACTTTGTTTACTTAAGAGTTGATAAGAGTTACTATGTAAATAGACTTAGGCCTAAAGTAAATAGACCTTGTTTGTATAGTCCCCTTTTATGGTCCTTATGTAAATATGATCACAACTCTGGTTTCGCTCCACACAAATCACACTACTTTCCTCATTTCCCATCGCAATTATTCACATAAACACTTccacatcattttataaaactttggtgaattgtctATGTCTGTTGACTTCagctacatttcaaaatttaaaacaagatgaacaactacaggtccccaaatagtcttcaacaatgacaaaacctCATACAGCTCTTTCAGCTataaaaaaccttaaaatgacaaatataaaacaaatgaaatgagacAACAAATAGactaataattgtacaaaacaaaatagttcaacTTTAAGCAAGCTTAAAAGGAATCAAGACATATCATGCGCTTACAGTGCAGCTATTTATTAACCAACTTCATATTCAAACAATTAATTCATAGAGAGGGGTGGAAGATGAAGCCCCCTTTTTTATcagtcaatgcatttgaatgaagaCATGTACACATCAACTCAATCTGTTAATACACATTTCCAGTCTAgctttcaatgcatttgtaatGACCTTTAACCCCACTGACAACTTGCgtctgtgtccatacttgttgaatgaaacaaaaaatacaccATGTCAACTTTTGTAGCCAATAGACAGTAAAGCAATCTGTCGTATTTGAGTAATTAAAACATAAACCCTTTCAGGTCAAAGTCTTAAAGATGTGTTAAAATTATGACAAACAATCCAAAATTAAGGATGAATTTATCAAACTATTGCTTAATATTAAGTGTAGAAATACACTTAAAGTAATATCATCTTTTATTCATCAATcatttgaaataagtaaaatgtcatataaatgagtcggcccagtagtcagcacttctgtgttgacttgagttatcattgatatgttcataattataaattaactgttaacaacaTTTTGAACTTTCGATAAACTAAGgctacctcaggaatatattacctaaGTTGCATTTGGCAAAACTTATAGGAAGTTATAGTCCTCTTcgactttgtactttattttgtcctttaaaacatttttgattcgagcgtcactgatgaggtAACTTCGTAGTAACTTTACACTGATGAGGTAACTACGTAGCAATTTTACAAGAGTCGGCATCAACCTCAAATGCAAATGTAATCCATTGACTCGTGTCTCGATTACTCTGACTGCCATGGACGACTTAAATCGTATGTGTGACTATTTACAAATGTAGCGTGTTGGCTTCCCCATCATAGTACAGGTAGAACATTTACAGTCAGTCTTAATCAACTGAGCTAGGAAATCGATTCTTTGGCTCTGTGGGTTAACTGAATCCCGGTGGAACTGAGTCCCGGTGGTGACGATATAAACATGTTGAGTAGATACATACTCTCCGGTTATACTATACTatcaacgacaaaattattttcaatacaggtaaaataattttgtcgctGCTAGTGTATAACATTTTGGTCAACTTTCAAGATATAAACCTGTAGAGTAGATACATGCTCTCCGGTTACACTAGCATCAACAAAATTAATTGCAATACAGGTGAAATAATGTTTACGCTGCTAGTGTATAACATTTAGGTCTCACTTTCAAGACAATTTATCCTTGAAAGTAATTTATCATGAAAGATATCGATGAAAAtagttatagaatttttttttttttttttatagaagtGTAAACATTATGGATTTATGTTTGCACAATTGTTCGTCGGTGACGCGTGACACAGGTAAATACTTTTGTCGTTGGTAGTATGTAAAGATGAACATTCAGCATTTAACGAAATTAACTACGACAACGATATCTTTCAGCAAATGAATCCAAAACTATCAAGCTTTAAGGATCATCTAGACCCTTTGGCTTAAACGTTAACTAAAAGTATAGACAAACATGTGCATCTGGAATAGTTATAAGGCAAAGCATGCCCtagttaaataaaattcaaatgcattgcaagttttagaaaattgaaaacttaagGTTTATGTATGGCACGCCTGAACCACTTTAATAGATTATCTCAGATAATCCCGGTTTatctcacttttttttttatctgataagGTTTTCACATGTATTGATTGTATTTTTAAGTCACGTGTGTCAGGAACATATTTTCAACGAGCCGGGattataccttttttttattagtggGGCAAGTTGGTAAACAAGGGTGGAGCGATTTCTGACTGAAACTGTTTACACAGATGTTACAATTGACATGATTTAATTTAACAGTCAGGGATGTAACTCTATAAGGATATTACaggaaaataacatacatttgttacTTGTGAACTACAAACTCAAAGAACTGTGATAACATATTAGTCCAGCAAATTTTACATAAATCTGACTAACCGGAAAGTAATTacaacagaagattttttataagttttaatctttagattataccaaaaaaaatacaccAAGTCCGATAAAATCTAGCTTGAGAAAGACTAAAAAAATTCCTATGACATTTGCATTGAAAATGAAGATAACTCTTGCttaaaaggcagaaatatcaataaaaattgttaCACAATTATAACTTTACCACTGCtcttcatcagaatgtattgattcttgatattttagcggtctttagagtataGCAAACAACTTTTAAGGTGTTTTCCTATTTTTTATGCACCCTAAGGGTGACtgggtcttctcccgaccggcagtaaaacgcttgccgaagtggggcgtctgtttggctgtgcgggatgtatcaagttcgcagtcacatCCGGCCaaaagggggacgttaaatccgatgcctcgtgtcaAGAGaatgccacgctctttgcacgttaagaacccttgcaacaactcgttgaggggtccgtaggtggcctgttacaaggcaaaatttctgtccctatccaatatattctctttttccagtggcagtccaaatttccccgaccatcatcccagatagcctctattgtatcaacctacctattgtatttattgtgtacTTGTACTCGTCCTGAATTTGCATGAATTATTTGCCACTGggcgttaagcaaccaacaatcaatcaatcatattttttatcaagctataatttAGATTTCGTTATCCATAAGTTGACCatttaatgaatatttcaacatgtcaaggtaaataatttcaaattttataaaaataattaagcatgtattctttttttggtttaaagtttctttagataagtaagttgctgaaaaaatattatattcagatataaacaataccatatttacacattatttttttcaaaagggtCACAAAGactcaaatttgcaatttctttaatgaaaaatgcacgaaaaaaaccctacccataacacttcggttttgtacatttcacgagcagaagattatataatttagttgaatacaaacatataacaccatcaaagtatcatactttacataaatttcaagaaatacaacaaaaaattgaccaaaaaaaCCCTCATTTTTGCCCGAGTTATTTCCCCTCCCAATGTtgatttccataggaaattataaatgctgattttgagttttcctcaagttagattttatgggactttttctgagtatataaagggcataatgctatagattagaactaaacattttctgttgcattCAGTTCGAGGTTAAATcatagtttgactggactatatgTATGACATACATATAGTCCAGTGTTTTAATAcatgtttcaaataaaaaaattgaataaaacacaaCCTATTGTGtcttacaaaatcaataatgaaaCTTTTTGAATTAACCGGATATATTGACCAGGatacattaaaacatttgtttatacatagcaatgaaaattatacatttcAGTTAGTACCTAACCgctaatattttgttttagaatgaaatgtcaaattgaagaaacaactatattgaactcaaatgaataaaaggttatatttttttaatttgaaatcaaatgtttaaTCTTGTATAACAAACCTTTTCCCTGTCTACTGCTAGGGAACTTGCAAAGTCAATATCTTCTTCATGTACTAGGTGCTGCCTTGGATTGAAGGTCATCTggaaagaatgaaaaaaacttaaaactgatttaaagacattttgtgaaaaaaacaattttttaaggGTAGAAATGCCCTTTAACAGTCATTATTAGCgtaagttttattcaaattggTTTAAAGATGCTGTGATTCGTCCAAATAACCTTATCGTGAATCGTAAGAGgtctaaaataaattttgtttaaccATTTAGGGAAGAAATTGGAAGTTATAGGTAAAAAACAGTCATTTGTTCtattcttgtctattcgtttttgatgcgttttgtcatttgattttgccatgtgattatggactttccgtattgattttcctctgagttcagtatttttgttattttactttttgttaagaattttcaaagaatttAGCCATACAGGTATCCCTTTTGCAACCCTCATGACTATatgcaacaaaaatattttgttgctCCTTAAAAAAGCTTGTTTATAGATCAGGTGTTGTCCTGTAAAATATCTTGTCTGGAAAATTGGTTCTAAACAAGACCTGTAGTAGTATGTTacaaaaatctttatattttttcaatggaATTGATATTCAAGAAAATGTTTTCCTATTTTACTAAAAATCATATCAATGCCTTTTAAATCAGAATAAATTAGAACTCTTGTAGTCATTATGGACACGTTTGGTGCAAGCCAAtcaatttaaaagataataataaataaattactaCTGGAGTTCCTGATGAGATCCAGGTCTGATGGTTAGGTGTAGCTTGAGTTCATGTTCCATAGTAGTAGGAGAAGGTGCTAGTACTGGCCTTGCTGGAGTAGATACGGGTACTGACCTTGCTGGAGTAGATACTGGTACTGACTGACCTGGCTGGAGTAGACACTGGTACTGGCTTGGCAGGAGAAGATACTGGTACTGGCCTGGCTGGAGTAGATATGGGTACTGGTCTGGCTGGAGTAGATACTGATACTGGCCTGAAAGTTGAAGGCTGGGTTGATGTTGCAAGTGCTGCAGTTGAATTAGGAACTGTTGAGCTGTTTGTAggattctaaaataaaatttcatttatttttttggagaaAGACAACTTCAAGCCGTCAATCCCCTATGGGGTTGACCAGAGTGACATTCcctcacatcattcattttgtttttatagtgtggAAAACCCTCCAACAAATCTTACTCAAATTGAAGAGAAGGAGACCCAGAAATGAATAGTTGACTTTAAAC
This Mytilus trossulus isolate FHL-02 chromosome 14, PNRI_Mtr1.1.1.hap1, whole genome shotgun sequence DNA region includes the following protein-coding sequences:
- the LOC134697733 gene encoding uncharacterized protein F54H12.2-like yields the protein MSKLSVEDFHEVQPSQLSLFELPGHQTAIQSIQYEQVRPSEHFTHNSPIQFNIPSGGMQYLDLKRSTMSLKVRLVNADGSYIGEDPVGPVNLTLHALFSQVDVTIQNKIVTSTTGNYPYKAMIQTLLKYGTDAKKSPLSAQMWISDTPEHLDDVNVNTGGNAGLWARTQFFKNSKIVDLQGSIHHPLFSMDRYLLNSVNLTVKFYRSKPQFYLISSDEENADYRIQIEDMYLNICKLNLNPGILYGHAEILKSKTAKYILTNTDLKTMAIPQGQMAFTWDNVFQGILPTVVIIGFVASEAMTGSYKLSPWNFKHYNLNQIALMITNQPINGNPLKVSYDQISGITSIPAFCNLFEVTGKWSQQEGNGLNRASMNGGFNLYAFSIDPQFEGLDYLNLIKKATPV
- the LOC134697734 gene encoding uncharacterized protein LOC134697734; this translates as MVETESVDDVIKRTYFNISGDGGAYIGPRKLHETLKRKGGIVPSVYKIRKWMQSNDTYNLLKPVRRRYKRSKVVVSEPYEMFDIDLADLSALSSENNSFKFLLIVIDIFTRKLWVEMLKDKKGKEIVAAMKRIFQRGTIPKKIRSDSGAEFKNRWFSALMKQNNIYHHITLNTTVKANYAERVILTLKRMMYRYFSQARNHRYVDNLQDLVNSYNSTPHRSLNYTAPNEVNDENKADLWAYMYLKPTKNKPIETPKKRTPNRFSLKLHDMVRISHLKKVFQRSYDQQWSSEIFKTYHRFLKQGIQYYKLKDFLDFKILGNFQIAELQKVYKSADALWYVEKKLKKRRRKNKIEWLCRFEGWPPKFDQWIAEEDIVE